A genomic window from Mesotoga infera includes:
- a CDS encoding MarR family transcriptional regulator codes for MLRSFTQFISYSKEAAELKTMEFYILLYIGLKGPQNMSALEKAYLMTKSNVTVLADDLEHLKRRIMSDEKGPI; via the coding sequence TTGCTTAGGAGTTTCACGCAGTTTATCTCCTACAGTAAAGAGGCTGCCGAACTCAAGACAATGGAGTTTTACATACTTCTATATATTGGTCTCAAGGGTCCTCAGAACATGTCTGCTCTTGAAAAGGCTTATTTGATGACGAAGAGCAACGTTACGGTGCTGGCGGACGATCTTGAACACTTGAAAAGAAGAATTATGTCGGACGAGAAAGGTCCAATATAG